The window GTTGTCACACAGCTCATCACCGGGCTCAGCATCGGGAGCCAACTGTTCTTGGTGGCTGTCGGGCTGAGCCTCATCTTTGGTGTGATGGACGTCCTCAACTTCGCCCACGGCGTCCTCTACATGATTGGCGCCTACGTAGTGGTCCTGTTCTCGACTGGCGGAGAACTGCTCGGATTCACCTTCCCGCAGTTGGGTATCTGGGCGGGACTCGTCCTCGCCATGGTCGTGGTCGGACTCATCGGCGCCGGTATGGAGTGGGGGTTCATCCGCCGAGTGTACGACCGAGAACCGCTCGACCAACTGCTGTTGACGTTCGCGTTCGTCCTCATCTTCACCGACATAATCAGAGAGCTGTTCGGGGCGGCCACCAGCATCGGGCCACCGGCTCAACTCGCCGGCAAACTACTGCTCCCGGCTGGATACACTATCTCTACCTACCGGGCGTTCGTCATCATGATGTCCGTCCTGACGATGGCTGTCTTGCTCGCCACCCTCCGGTACACGAACGTCGGACGGAAGGTCCGGGCGACGGCCAGTGACCGTGACATGGCTCAGTTACTCGGGGTCAACGTCCCGATGTTGTACACGGCCGTCTTCTTCGTCGGTGCCGCCCTCGCCGGCCTTGGCGGGGCACTCTCGGCACCTATCTTGAGCATCAAACCGGTGCTGGGCGACCAGGTCATCATCCAGTCGTTCATCGTCGTCGTGCTGGGTGGCCTCGGTTCGTTCGGCGGGGCCTTCATCGGCGCGTACGTCATCGGCATCATGTCGGCGATGGGGCCGGTCATCGGCGTGACCGGTGCCGGTGAACTGATGCCGTTCTTGGCGATGATTCTCATCTTGCTGGTCAAACCCGAGGGCCTGTTCGGGTCGGTGGAAGCATGAGTACGGTACTGGAGACTGACGAACTCGCACGGTGGTTCGGCCGCCTCGTCGCCGTCGACGACGTCACGGTCAGTATCGACGACGACGAGATTACCAGCATCATCGGGCCGAATGGGGCCGGCAAAACCACGTTCTACAATCTGCTGAGCGGGACGCTCCAGCCCAGTTCCGGGTCGGTGAAGCTCCGCCCTCGGGACAGCACCGAACTGGTCGACGTCACCGACGACGAACCCCACGAAATCGCCCGTCAGGGTCTCTCGCGAGCCTACCAGATAAACAACGTCTTCGAGGGGCTGACGGTGCTGGACAACGTCCGAGTGGCGCGAATCAGCCACGACCGGCGGACGAACGACCTGACCGCCATCACGAAAGACGACGAGGAACTCACCGAGGCCGCCTGGGAGGTACTCGAACTCACGAACCTCGAGGAAGTCGCCGACACCGAATGTGCGAACCTCTCACACGGGGACGCCCGTAAAGTCGAGATTGCGCTCGCCCTCGGAACGGACCCGTCGATTATCCTGCTGGACGAACCGACGGCCGGCATGAACAAGTCCGAGACCGACCGGATGGTCGACCTCATCCGCAGACTGGACGAGGAGACGGACACGACGTTCGTCCTGACCGAACACGACATGGAGGTCGTACTGGGCATCTCGGACCGCATCCTCGTCCTCGAGGGTGGGTCACTCATCGCCGACGGCACACCCGACGAGGTGATGGCCGACGAACGCGTCAAGGAGGCCTATCTGGGAGGTGAGGGAGTGTGAGCATCCTCGAACTCGACGACGTCAACGCCTACTACGGCAACAGTCACGTCCTGTTCGACCTCGCGATGTCCATCGAGGAGAACGAAGTCGTCGGCCTGCTGGGCCGGAATGGCGCTGGCAAGACGACGACACTCCGGACGATTACGGGGACGGTCCCACGGCGCGAAGGCCACATCAGCTACCGCGGCCGGGACATCAGCGACGAGTCGGTCGACTCGATTAGCCGGGCGGGTATCAAGCTGGTGCCGGAGGGTCGCCGAGTCTTCCCCGACCTGACCGTCAACGAGAACATTCAGGTCGCCCGGGACACCTGCGCTGACCCCCGGCCGATAGAAGAGATGTACGACGCCTTCCCAGTGCTCGCCGACCTCCGCGAGAGCCTGGGACAGAACCTCTCTGGCGGTGAACAGCAGATGCTGTCTGTGGCCCGGGCGCTGGTTCAGG is drawn from Haloferax litoreum and contains these coding sequences:
- a CDS encoding branched-chain amino acid ABC transporter permease; this translates as MVSVDFVVTQLITGLSIGSQLFLVAVGLSLIFGVMDVLNFAHGVLYMIGAYVVVLFSTGGELLGFTFPQLGIWAGLVLAMVVVGLIGAGMEWGFIRRVYDREPLDQLLLTFAFVLIFTDIIRELFGAATSIGPPAQLAGKLLLPAGYTISTYRAFVIMMSVLTMAVLLATLRYTNVGRKVRATASDRDMAQLLGVNVPMLYTAVFFVGAALAGLGGALSAPILSIKPVLGDQVIIQSFIVVVLGGLGSFGGAFIGAYVIGIMSAMGPVIGVTGAGELMPFLAMILILLVKPEGLFGSVEA
- a CDS encoding ABC transporter ATP-binding protein, with amino-acid sequence MSTVLETDELARWFGRLVAVDDVTVSIDDDEITSIIGPNGAGKTTFYNLLSGTLQPSSGSVKLRPRDSTELVDVTDDEPHEIARQGLSRAYQINNVFEGLTVLDNVRVARISHDRRTNDLTAITKDDEELTEAAWEVLELTNLEEVADTECANLSHGDARKVEIALALGTDPSIILLDEPTAGMNKSETDRMVDLIRRLDEETDTTFVLTEHDMEVVLGISDRILVLEGGSLIADGTPDEVMADERVKEAYLGGEGV
- a CDS encoding ABC transporter ATP-binding protein; amino-acid sequence: MSILELDDVNAYYGNSHVLFDLAMSIEENEVVGLLGRNGAGKTTTLRTITGTVPRREGHISYRGRDISDESVDSISRAGIKLVPEGRRVFPDLTVNENIQVARDTCADPRPIEEMYDAFPVLADLRESLGQNLSGGEQQMLSVARALVQDPDVLLLDEPTEGLAPVIVDDLADVLSDVVKRDVTVILTEQNVDFTLSLSERAYIIEKGSNVWDGSVDDLRDRDDLLEQYLSVGSADAD